A stretch of Dyella sp. BiH032 DNA encodes these proteins:
- a CDS encoding GtrA family protein translates to MKLRREAGLFFVGGVIGFVADAGVVQALVSWAGWNAYLARLLSFLLAATATWWWNRQYTFAHRASGRPLPMEWLHWMGLMTAGALVNYAAYAAMLMGFPSLHRWPAVAVAAGSVVAALVNFSTARGVLFKGSKSSA, encoded by the coding sequence ATGAAGTTGCGGCGCGAAGCGGGGTTGTTCTTCGTCGGCGGCGTCATCGGCTTTGTCGCCGACGCCGGTGTCGTGCAGGCCTTGGTGTCGTGGGCCGGCTGGAATGCTTATCTGGCGCGCCTGCTCTCCTTCCTGTTGGCGGCGACGGCGACCTGGTGGTGGAACCGCCAGTACACTTTCGCGCATCGTGCCAGCGGTCGGCCATTGCCTATGGAATGGCTGCACTGGATGGGCTTGATGACCGCCGGTGCGCTCGTCAACTACGCCGCCTACGCCGCCATGCTGATGGGTTTTCCCTCGCTCCACCGCTGGCCGGCCGTCGCCGTGGCGGCAGGGTCCGTCGTGGCCGCACTGGTCAATTTCTCGACAGCGCGCGGGGTGCTTTTCAAGGGCTCCAAAAGCTCCGCGTAA
- a CDS encoding poly(R)-hydroxyalkanoic acid synthase subunit PhaE has product MSDQASDVMKQYQAWAQQSWDAWMQSLQAPLSASHAAPSDDLLSRALGGLKSYADWLQAAATSGLAGQVPGQGDWQQSLRQLFMGGGQPFAQAFAGIDNAAAHGFAQQWQSWLQAAQPHLGEWGGAFDAGPAFGYTRERQLQNQALVEAMREYADASARYHSLILRANAEGFERLQQKLQQQVEPGRQVDSLKALYDLWVDAAEEAYAEIALSDEFRDVYGAMVNAQMHVRKLQQRQLDAWCRELGMPTRSEVDSLGKRVQELRRQLHAVSHGASRRTPSSEPELDALRAEVATLKRKLASRSESAPAPKKVVSESLSAETETMRKPAPARRAAKSAPTRSTSRKRK; this is encoded by the coding sequence ATGAGTGATCAAGCCAGCGATGTCATGAAGCAATACCAAGCCTGGGCGCAGCAATCCTGGGACGCCTGGATGCAATCCTTGCAGGCTCCGCTGTCGGCGAGCCATGCCGCGCCTTCCGACGATTTGCTATCCCGCGCTCTGGGCGGACTCAAGAGCTACGCGGATTGGCTGCAGGCCGCCGCGACGAGCGGCCTGGCCGGCCAGGTGCCAGGGCAGGGCGATTGGCAGCAAAGCCTGCGCCAGCTGTTCATGGGGGGCGGGCAGCCTTTCGCGCAGGCATTCGCCGGTATCGACAACGCGGCCGCGCACGGTTTCGCGCAGCAATGGCAAAGCTGGCTGCAGGCCGCCCAGCCGCACCTAGGCGAGTGGGGCGGAGCGTTCGACGCCGGGCCGGCCTTCGGCTACACCCGCGAGCGCCAGTTGCAGAACCAGGCGCTGGTGGAAGCCATGCGCGAATACGCGGACGCATCCGCGCGCTACCACTCCCTCATTCTTCGCGCCAACGCCGAGGGTTTCGAACGCCTTCAGCAGAAACTCCAGCAGCAGGTCGAACCCGGCCGTCAAGTCGACTCGCTCAAGGCGCTGTATGACCTGTGGGTCGATGCCGCCGAAGAAGCCTATGCCGAGATCGCACTGTCGGACGAGTTCCGCGATGTCTACGGCGCGATGGTCAATGCGCAGATGCACGTGCGCAAACTGCAGCAGCGGCAGCTCGACGCCTGGTGCCGCGAGTTGGGCATGCCGACGCGAAGCGAAGTCGATTCGCTCGGCAAGCGAGTGCAGGAATTGCGCCGCCAGCTTCATGCCGTATCCCATGGCGCATCGCGCCGTACACCGTCGTCCGAGCCGGAGCTCGACGCGCTGCGCGCCGAAGTCGCCACGCTCAAGCGCAAGCTCGCCAGCCGCAGCGAGTCGGCGCCCGCTCCCAAGAAGGTGGTTTCCGAGTCGCTGAGCGCGGAGACGGAAACCATGCGCAAGCCGGCGCCCGCGCGCCGCGCCGCCAAGAGCGCCCCGACGCGCAGCACGTCACGCAAGCGCAAGTAA
- a CDS encoding PspC domain-containing protein has protein sequence MNSEKRLSRSSSHKMIAGVCGGIAEYLGWDVTIVRLLWIVLTLAGGSGILIYLILWLVMPQNA, from the coding sequence ATGAACAGCGAAAAGCGTCTCAGCCGTTCCAGCAGCCACAAGATGATCGCAGGCGTCTGCGGCGGCATCGCCGAGTATCTCGGCTGGGACGTCACCATCGTCCGTCTGCTCTGGATCGTCCTGACCCTGGCGGGCGGCTCCGGTATCCTTATCTACCTGATCCTGTGGCTGGTGATGCCGCAGAACGCCTGA
- the pnp gene encoding polyribonucleotide nucleotidyltransferase: MAKVTKSFQYGKHTVTLETGEIARQASGAVMVSMDGTVVLVTAVAAAKAKEGQDFFPLTVDYVEKFYSAGRIPGGFFKREGRPTEKETLTSRLIDRPVRPLFPEEFKNEVQVIAQVVSLNPEVDGDIPAMLGASAALSLAGIPFKGPIGAARVGYTDGQYVLNPTATELKNSDLDLVVAGTTNAVLMVESEAKLLSEEVMLGAVVFGHQQMQAAIRAIAELATEAARPSMDWQPPARNEALAAAVRGFVGTKLEEAFQVRDKLQRRDAIAAIKADMLASLKVEAEAHAWPTAELVKEFGELEYRTMRDSVLKTKVRIDGRQLDDIRPISVRVGVLPRTHGSALFTRGETQALVVATLGTTRDAQIIDAPEGESKDPFLFHYNFPPFSVGEAGRFGAPKRREIGHGRLAKRGVQAVKPSLEEFPYVLRVVSEITESNGSSSMASVCGSSLAMMDAGVPLKAPVAGIAMGLVKEGGDFVVLSDILGDEDHLGDMDFKVAGSAQGISALQMDIKIDGITEEIMKVALEQAKRGRLHILGEMAKVISEPRSEMSEYAPRLLTIKIHPDKIREVIGKGGATIRSITEETGTTIDITDDGTVVIASVNRLAADEAKKRIEQIVSDVEPGRIYEGKVAKLMDFGAFVTILPGKDGLVHVSQISNERVEKVSDKLKEGDIVKVKVLEVDKQGRIRLSMKAVTEEEGA, from the coding sequence GTGGCGAAAGTAACCAAGTCATTCCAGTACGGTAAGCACACGGTCACACTGGAGACGGGCGAAATCGCCCGCCAGGCGTCCGGTGCCGTCATGGTCAGCATGGACGGCACGGTGGTGCTGGTCACCGCGGTGGCCGCCGCCAAGGCGAAGGAGGGGCAGGACTTCTTCCCGCTCACCGTGGACTACGTCGAGAAGTTCTACTCGGCGGGCCGCATCCCGGGTGGTTTCTTCAAGCGTGAAGGCCGTCCGACCGAGAAGGAGACGCTCACCTCGCGTCTGATCGATCGCCCGGTGCGTCCGCTGTTCCCGGAAGAGTTCAAGAACGAAGTGCAGGTCATCGCACAGGTGGTCTCGCTCAATCCGGAAGTCGACGGCGACATCCCGGCCATGCTGGGCGCCTCCGCTGCGCTGAGCCTCGCCGGCATCCCGTTCAAGGGCCCGATCGGCGCCGCCCGCGTCGGTTACACCGACGGCCAGTACGTGCTCAACCCGACCGCCACCGAGCTGAAGAACTCGGATCTGGACCTGGTCGTGGCCGGCACCACCAATGCCGTGCTGATGGTGGAATCCGAAGCCAAGCTGCTCAGCGAAGAAGTGATGCTGGGCGCCGTGGTGTTCGGTCACCAGCAGATGCAGGCTGCCATTCGCGCGATCGCCGAGCTGGCCACCGAAGCCGCCCGCCCGTCCATGGACTGGCAGCCGCCGGCCCGCAACGAGGCCCTGGCCGCAGCCGTGCGCGGTTTCGTCGGCACCAAGCTGGAAGAAGCCTTCCAGGTGCGCGACAAGCTGCAGCGCCGTGACGCCATTGCCGCGATCAAGGCCGACATGCTCGCGTCGCTCAAGGTCGAGGCCGAAGCGCACGCCTGGCCGACGGCCGAGCTGGTGAAGGAGTTCGGCGAACTCGAATACCGCACCATGCGCGACAGCGTGCTGAAGACCAAGGTGCGTATCGACGGCCGCCAGCTGGACGACATCCGCCCGATCTCAGTCCGCGTCGGCGTGCTGCCGCGTACCCACGGTTCGGCGCTGTTCACCCGCGGCGAGACCCAGGCGCTGGTCGTGGCCACGCTGGGCACCACCCGCGATGCGCAGATCATCGATGCGCCGGAAGGCGAGTCGAAGGATCCGTTCCTGTTCCACTACAACTTCCCGCCGTTCTCGGTGGGCGAGGCCGGCCGCTTCGGTGCGCCGAAGCGTCGCGAGATCGGCCATGGCCGCCTCGCCAAGCGCGGCGTGCAGGCGGTGAAGCCCTCGCTGGAAGAGTTCCCCTACGTGCTGCGCGTGGTCTCCGAGATCACCGAGTCGAATGGTTCCTCCTCGATGGCCTCGGTCTGCGGTTCCTCGCTGGCCATGATGGACGCCGGCGTGCCGCTCAAGGCTCCGGTGGCGGGCATCGCCATGGGCCTGGTGAAGGAAGGCGGCGATTTCGTCGTGTTGTCCGACATCCTGGGCGACGAGGATCACCTCGGCGACATGGACTTCAAGGTGGCCGGTAGCGCCCAAGGCATCTCCGCGCTGCAGATGGACATCAAGATCGACGGCATCACCGAAGAGATCATGAAGGTGGCGCTGGAGCAGGCCAAGCGCGGCCGTTTGCACATCCTGGGCGAAATGGCCAAGGTGATCAGCGAACCGCGTTCGGAGATGAGCGAGTACGCCCCGCGCCTGCTCACCATCAAGATCCATCCGGACAAGATCCGCGAGGTCATCGGCAAGGGCGGCGCCACCATCCGCTCGATCACCGAAGAGACCGGCACCACCATCGACATCACCGACGATGGCACGGTCGTGATCGCCTCGGTCAACCGCCTCGCGGCTGACGAAGCGAAGAAGCGCATTGAGCAGATCGTCTCCGACGTCGAGCCGGGCCGCATCTACGAAGGCAAGGTTGCCAAGCTGATGGACTTCGGCGCGTTCGTCACCATCCTGCCGGGCAAGGACGGTCTCGTCCACGTCTCGCAGATCTCCAACGAGCGCGTGGAGAAGGTGTCCGACAAGCTGAAGGAAGGCGACATCGTCAAGGTCAAGGTGCTGGAAGTGGACAAGCAGGGCCGCATCCGCCTGTCCATGAAGGCGGTGACCGAGGAAGAAGGGGCCTGA
- the truB gene encoding tRNA pseudouridine(55) synthase TruB, whose amino-acid sequence MGRTRFRDLHGLLLLDKPLGLSSNQALQKARHLLRAEKGGHTGALDPLATGLLPLCFGEATKIAGSLLGSRKAYQAEVRLGATTTTADLEGEVVLERPVPELGPSDIETALAGFRGRIVQVPPVYSALKQDGEPLYLKARRGEAVQAPPREVDIHRLDLLARAGDTLTLFVECGSGTYIRSLAVDLGEAVGCGAHLTGLRRRWVEPFREPLMVTLAQLEAAAEQGEAAMDALLLPVAAGLAGWPALHLDEDQSHAVTRGRRIQLPGRPAGAYAAFAPDGRPVALCELDQDGTLRIQRGFNIPPETPQRP is encoded by the coding sequence ATGGGCCGCACCCGTTTCCGCGACCTGCACGGCCTGCTGCTGCTGGACAAGCCGTTGGGGCTGAGCTCCAACCAGGCGCTGCAGAAGGCCCGGCATTTGCTGCGTGCCGAAAAAGGAGGGCACACCGGAGCCCTCGATCCGCTGGCGACCGGCCTTCTGCCGCTGTGTTTCGGCGAGGCCACCAAGATCGCCGGAAGCTTACTCGGATCGCGCAAGGCCTATCAGGCAGAGGTTCGCCTGGGAGCGACCACGACGACGGCCGACCTGGAAGGCGAGGTCGTGCTCGAACGTCCGGTGCCCGAACTGGGCCCCTCGGACATCGAAACGGCATTGGCCGGATTCCGGGGGCGGATCGTTCAGGTTCCACCGGTGTATTCGGCGCTCAAGCAGGACGGCGAACCCCTCTATCTGAAGGCCCGGCGCGGCGAGGCAGTGCAGGCGCCGCCGCGCGAAGTCGACATCCATCGGCTGGATCTGCTCGCCCGGGCGGGCGACACGCTCACGCTGTTCGTGGAGTGCGGCTCGGGCACCTATATCCGGAGCCTGGCGGTCGATCTTGGCGAGGCGGTGGGGTGCGGCGCGCACCTGACCGGCTTGCGGCGACGGTGGGTGGAGCCATTCAGGGAGCCACTCATGGTCACTCTGGCGCAGCTGGAAGCGGCTGCGGAGCAGGGCGAGGCCGCCATGGACGCCTTGCTCCTGCCCGTAGCGGCAGGGCTGGCAGGCTGGCCAGCTTTGCACCTGGACGAGGACCAGAGCCACGCGGTGACCCGGGGACGCCGCATCCAGCTGCCCGGAAGGCCGGCCGGAGCCTATGCGGCTTTTGCCCCTGATGGCCGGCCGGTTGCGCTGTGCGAACTGGACCAGGACGGCACGTTGCGCATCCAGCGCGGCTTCAATATTCCGCCGGAAACCCCGCAAAGGCCGTGA
- the rpsO gene encoding 30S ribosomal protein S15 produces the protein MSLTAEQTGKIIAEYGRVPNDTGSPEVQVALLSARINHLTDHFKTHKQDHHSRRGLLKLVNQRKRLLSYLQANDVARYQSLIERLGLRR, from the coding sequence ATGTCCCTTACTGCAGAACAGACCGGCAAGATCATTGCTGAATACGGCCGCGTGCCGAACGACACCGGTTCGCCGGAAGTCCAGGTGGCCCTGCTGTCGGCCCGTATCAACCACCTGACCGACCATTTCAAGACCCACAAGCAGGACCATCACTCGCGTCGCGGCCTGCTCAAGCTGGTCAACCAGCGCAAGCGCCTGCTGAGCTACCTGCAGGCCAACGACGTGGCCCGCTACCAGAGCCTCATCGAACGCCTCGGCCTGCGCCGTTAA
- the phaC gene encoding class III poly(R)-hydroxyalkanoic acid synthase subunit PhaC: MFTPLRIDPAKVLGEMTAFQRKLAAGMESLRGMREPDYANTPREAVYREDKLTVWHMKGNGKPTSKTPLLIVYALVNTVWMTDLQADRSLVRNLLEQGEDVYLIDWGYPDGADRWLTLDDYLNGYLDRCVDAVRERHGLDAINLLGICQGGAFSLCYTAMHPEKVKNLITMVTPVDYHTPDNMLSHWVQNLDVDLFVDTLGNIPAELMNWVYLTLKPVRLNQQKYVSMVDLLDNRKEMENFLRMERWIFDSPDQAGEAFREFIKEFYQGNKLVKGSLIIGGRPVDLGMVTQPVLNIFAEQDHLVPPDASRALGKHVGTTDYTQLAFKGGHIGIYVSGRAQREVPPAIHQWLRSRD; this comes from the coding sequence ATGTTCACCCCTTTACGCATCGATCCGGCCAAGGTCCTAGGCGAGATGACCGCCTTCCAGCGCAAGCTCGCCGCGGGCATGGAAAGCCTGCGCGGCATGCGCGAGCCCGATTACGCCAATACGCCGCGCGAGGCGGTCTACCGCGAGGACAAGCTCACGGTCTGGCACATGAAGGGCAATGGCAAGCCGACCTCGAAGACGCCGCTGCTGATCGTGTATGCCCTGGTCAATACGGTGTGGATGACCGACCTGCAAGCCGATCGCTCGCTGGTGCGTAATCTTCTGGAGCAGGGCGAAGACGTCTATCTGATCGACTGGGGTTATCCGGACGGCGCGGACCGCTGGCTCACGCTGGACGACTATCTCAACGGCTATCTCGATCGCTGCGTCGACGCGGTGCGGGAGCGGCACGGCCTCGATGCGATCAACCTGCTGGGCATCTGCCAAGGCGGCGCGTTCTCGCTGTGCTACACGGCAATGCACCCGGAGAAGGTCAAGAACCTCATCACCATGGTCACGCCGGTGGACTATCACACGCCGGACAACATGCTCTCGCATTGGGTGCAGAACCTCGACGTGGATCTTTTCGTCGACACGCTGGGCAACATTCCCGCGGAGCTGATGAACTGGGTCTACCTCACGCTCAAGCCGGTGCGCCTCAACCAGCAGAAGTACGTGAGCATGGTCGACCTGCTGGACAACCGGAAGGAGATGGAGAACTTCCTGCGCATGGAGCGTTGGATCTTTGATTCGCCCGACCAGGCCGGCGAAGCGTTCCGCGAGTTCATCAAGGAGTTCTACCAGGGCAACAAGCTGGTCAAGGGTTCGTTGATCATCGGCGGTCGCCCGGTCGACCTCGGCATGGTGACCCAGCCGGTGCTCAACATTTTTGCCGAACAGGACCACCTCGTGCCGCCGGACGCCTCGCGCGCACTGGGCAAGCACGTGGGGACCACCGATTACACGCAGCTCGCCTTCAAGGGCGGACACATCGGCATCTACGTGTCCGGCCGCGCGCAGCGCGAAGTGCCGCCGGCCATCCACCAGTGGCTGCGTTCCAGGGATTGA
- the mtnA gene encoding S-methyl-5-thioribose-1-phosphate isomerase → MTIDYDRYDRIRAVQWRGDHLRLLDQRLLPREEHWIDCRDAAEVTQAIRDLAVRGAPAIGIAAAWGVALAARQGAPLDAALAQLRAARPTAVNLMWALDRMKARIAAGADAAALEREAQTIQDEDLAANRHMGELGASLIAPHSGVLTHCNTGSLATAGFGTALGVIRAGVSAGRIDRVYAGETRPWQQGARLTMWELVRDGIPAHLIADSAASHLMRSGVVQWVIVGADRIAANGDTANKIGTYQLAIAARHHGVKFMVVAPSSTVDMATPSGEAIEIELRDPTELLAVGGQRTVVDGAEAWNPVFDVTPAELIDAIVTERGVIEHPNALAMQAMFGS, encoded by the coding sequence ATGACCATCGATTACGACCGTTACGACCGTATCCGCGCCGTGCAGTGGCGCGGCGATCATCTGCGCCTGCTCGACCAGCGGCTGCTGCCGCGCGAGGAGCACTGGATCGATTGCCGCGACGCCGCTGAAGTGACGCAGGCGATCCGCGACCTCGCCGTCCGCGGTGCGCCGGCCATCGGTATCGCCGCCGCCTGGGGCGTGGCGCTGGCCGCGCGGCAGGGCGCTCCCCTGGACGCCGCGCTGGCCCAGTTGCGCGCGGCGCGTCCCACCGCAGTCAACCTGATGTGGGCGCTGGACCGCATGAAGGCCCGCATCGCCGCCGGTGCCGACGCCGCTGCGCTGGAGCGCGAGGCGCAGACGATCCAGGACGAGGACCTCGCCGCCAATCGTCACATGGGCGAACTCGGCGCCTCGCTGATCGCCCCCCATTCGGGCGTGCTGACCCATTGCAACACCGGCTCGCTCGCGACGGCCGGCTTCGGCACCGCGCTCGGCGTCATTCGCGCAGGTGTCAGCGCCGGGCGCATCGACCGCGTGTACGCGGGCGAGACCCGTCCGTGGCAGCAGGGCGCGCGCCTGACCATGTGGGAGCTGGTCCGCGATGGCATTCCCGCACACCTGATCGCCGATTCGGCGGCTTCGCACCTGATGCGCTCGGGCGTGGTGCAGTGGGTGATCGTGGGAGCAGACCGCATCGCCGCCAACGGCGACACCGCGAACAAGATCGGCACCTACCAGCTGGCCATCGCCGCCCGCCATCATGGCGTGAAGTTCATGGTGGTCGCGCCTTCCTCCACGGTGGATATGGCGACACCCTCGGGCGAGGCCATCGAGATCGAATTGCGCGACCCTACCGAGCTGCTCGCCGTCGGCGGCCAGCGCACGGTGGTCGATGGCGCCGAGGCGTGGAATCCGGTCTTCGACGTGACACCCGCGGAGCTGATCGACGCCATCGTGACCGAGCGCGGCGTCATCGAGCACCCGAACGCGCTCGCCATGCAGGCAATGTTCGGCTCATGA
- the rbfA gene encoding 30S ribosome-binding factor RbfA, which yields MPSRDFKRTDRVGAELRRELGLLVHSAVRDHGLPSVSVSDVEVTRDLDWATVWVTALLPDQSVTAVKALNELAGEFRRSLSRSMRIRRVPELRFKYDDSVDKGERIDALLREQARDLGMDKGSDED from the coding sequence ATGCCCTCACGCGATTTCAAGCGGACCGACCGCGTCGGTGCCGAGCTGCGCCGGGAACTGGGCCTGCTGGTCCATAGCGCCGTGCGCGATCATGGCCTGCCCTCGGTGAGCGTGTCGGACGTCGAGGTCACCCGTGACCTGGATTGGGCCACCGTCTGGGTCACCGCGCTGCTGCCCGACCAGTCGGTGACGGCGGTCAAGGCCCTCAACGAGTTGGCTGGCGAGTTCCGTCGTTCGCTATCCCGCAGCATGCGCATCCGCCGCGTACCCGAGCTGCGCTTCAAGTACGACGATTCGGTGGACAAGGGCGAGCGCATCGATGCCCTGCTGCGCGAGCAGGCCAGGGACCTGGGCATGGACAAAGGCAGCGACGAGGACTGA